A genomic segment from Thermostichus lividus PCC 6715 encodes:
- a CDS encoding GspH/FimT family pseudopilin — MPFSVVRRVPQGLTLIEILIVMAVAAVLATVAAPSFQYWLQTQQVNQELEKLEGALREAQREAMRRNQACHVTIPTGSQPTITGNPAACLPTGPRQLENVTLRRSNTMGTVHFGFQGRSGADGVAVISLNQVPSLQRCLQISPGLGLMRTGVYAESDTSGTNPENCRER, encoded by the coding sequence ATGCCTTTTTCCGTTGTCCGTAGAGTCCCGCAGGGGCTTACCCTGATTGAAATTTTAATTGTGATGGCGGTGGCTGCCGTTTTAGCGACCGTAGCAGCCCCCAGTTTTCAGTACTGGCTGCAAACCCAGCAGGTCAACCAAGAGCTAGAAAAACTAGAAGGTGCCCTCCGCGAAGCCCAACGGGAAGCCATGCGCCGCAACCAAGCCTGCCATGTCACCATTCCCACAGGGTCTCAGCCCACCATTACCGGTAACCCCGCAGCATGCTTACCAACAGGACCACGGCAGCTCGAAAATGTGACCCTGCGACGCAGCAACACGATGGGTACGGTGCACTTTGGGTTTCAGGGGCGCTCCGGTGCCGATGGCGTGGCGGTCATTTCCTTGAACCAAGTCCCCAGCCTCCAACGCTGCCTGCAAATTTCGCCCGGATTGGGGCTAATGCGAACGGGTGTCTATGCCGAGTCCGATACCAGCGGCACCAACCCTGAGAACTGTCGTGAACGGTGA
- a CDS encoding NCS2 family permease, giving the protein MRGLWQLRLDTWFQLERAKTTLSTELLAGLTTFLTMAYILPVNAQILSSAIFLQQPQDLRGELIIATAVSAAVGSILMGLWANYPVALAPGMGINAFFAFAVVQQLQIPWPLALSSVLLEGVIFIVLTLSGVRSLVVNMIPVSLKVAIAAGVGLFIAYIGLANAEIIVPNAVTKTTLTQFHTWPPILGAVGTLVTAMLCAREVKGAIFFGVLGTAVVGWMVGAAPWPTGLVDWPRWPSHLFGQAVVGLGSLRPHQVSSFLLVTLVLLFTDLFDTVGTLSAVSVQAGFLTRQGHLPRSLGAFMADAVATVVGALFGTSTVTTYIESAAGIAIGGRTGLTAIVVGGLFVLSLLFLPIATAIPAFATTPALVLVGVFMVRSISAIPWQDLTEAIPAFLVMLVMPLSYSISEGLAVGFISYPLVKWASGKTNEVHPALWVLAVVFVGHYFWR; this is encoded by the coding sequence GTGCGGGGACTGTGGCAGTTGCGGCTAGATACGTGGTTTCAACTTGAGCGCGCCAAAACAACCCTCTCGACGGAGTTGCTGGCGGGGCTGACAACGTTTTTGACGATGGCCTACATTCTGCCGGTGAATGCCCAAATTCTCTCGAGTGCAATTTTTTTGCAGCAACCCCAAGACTTACGGGGGGAGTTGATTATTGCCACGGCCGTGTCAGCGGCAGTGGGCAGTATTCTAATGGGGCTGTGGGCAAACTATCCAGTGGCGCTGGCGCCGGGAATGGGGATCAATGCCTTTTTTGCCTTTGCGGTGGTGCAACAATTGCAGATTCCTTGGCCGCTGGCGTTGAGTTCGGTTTTGCTTGAGGGGGTAATCTTTATTGTGCTCACCTTGAGTGGGGTGCGATCGCTAGTGGTGAATATGATTCCGGTGTCGCTGAAGGTGGCGATCGCGGCGGGGGTGGGGCTGTTTATTGCCTATATTGGCTTGGCTAATGCCGAAATTATTGTGCCGAATGCGGTCACTAAGACCACCCTGACCCAATTTCATACTTGGCCGCCAATTTTGGGGGCAGTAGGCACGTTGGTGACAGCGATGCTCTGTGCTAGGGAGGTCAAGGGAGCGATTTTTTTTGGGGTATTGGGAACCGCCGTTGTTGGCTGGATGGTAGGCGCAGCGCCATGGCCGACAGGGCTGGTGGACTGGCCGCGCTGGCCGTCCCATTTGTTTGGTCAGGCCGTGGTGGGGTTGGGGTCGCTACGCCCCCATCAGGTGAGTTCGTTTTTGTTGGTGACCTTGGTGCTGTTGTTCACCGATTTGTTCGATACGGTGGGCACCTTATCTGCGGTGAGTGTGCAGGCGGGATTTCTGACTCGTCAAGGGCATCTGCCGCGATCGCTGGGCGCGTTTATGGCGGATGCGGTGGCCACGGTGGTGGGGGCGCTCTTTGGCACCTCCACGGTAACCACCTACATTGAGTCGGCAGCGGGGATTGCCATTGGCGGGCGGACGGGCTTAACGGCCATTGTGGTTGGTGGGTTATTTGTGCTGTCTTTGCTGTTTTTGCCGATCGCCACCGCTATTCCAGCCTTTGCTACTACGCCAGCCTTAGTGTTGGTGGGGGTGTTTATGGTGCGATCGATCAGCGCGATTCCATGGCAAGACTTAACCGAGGCCATTCCAGCCTTTTTGGTCATGCTTGTGATGCCCCTGAGTTATTCCATTAGCGAAGGGTTAGCGGTGGGCTTTATTAGCTACCCTCTCGTGAAGTGGGCCAGCGGCAAAACCAACGAGGTGCACCCAGCCCTCTGGGTGTTGGCTGTTGTTTTTGTGGGGCACTATTTTTGGCGGTGA
- a CDS encoding RNA-guided endonuclease InsQ/TnpB family protein, translating into MEYGCQQVLINDKGLMPILKYLCQQSNKVYNCALYYARQVYFKTKRLVSYANLCAEMTRSKNKHFMAMYASSAQQTCKSVAEALSTFKANLRLGAKPRLPAYRKAGLFTVAYPKKWLKIHEGQVRVPLGLQVKAWFGIDTLWVQFPTNLQWENIKELRILSRNGAFYLEWVYVKPPEPKPLDPAKALAIDHGVNNWLTCVTNLGHSFIIDGRKVKSFNQRYNKQAARLKTGKPQGFWSRQLDSITEKRNRRMRDAINKAARLVINYCLDHSIGKVIFGWNKGQKQESNLGRVNNQNFVSIPTGRLKQRIAELCQHYGIEFIEVDEAYSSQASFLDGDELPNYGEKPDGWQASGKRVKRGLYQTAKGWLVNADANASANLLRKVSRTLGLCLKELCRGGLLTPLRVRLWTT; encoded by the coding sequence ATGGAATATGGATGCCAGCAGGTTCTCATCAACGACAAAGGGCTAATGCCTATCCTAAAGTACCTATGTCAGCAGTCTAACAAGGTGTATAACTGCGCTCTGTACTATGCAAGACAGGTCTATTTCAAGACGAAACGACTTGTAAGTTACGCTAACCTTTGTGCAGAGATGACCAGAAGCAAAAACAAACACTTTATGGCGATGTATGCTTCTTCTGCGCAACAGACCTGTAAATCAGTAGCAGAAGCACTAAGTACTTTTAAGGCAAATCTCCGACTAGGAGCAAAACCAAGACTGCCAGCTTACCGTAAGGCTGGATTGTTTACTGTAGCCTATCCTAAAAAGTGGCTAAAAATTCACGAGGGGCAGGTTAGAGTACCTCTTGGACTCCAAGTCAAGGCGTGGTTTGGAATAGATACGTTGTGGGTGCAGTTTCCCACCAATTTGCAGTGGGAGAACATTAAAGAATTGCGCATCCTATCTCGTAATGGAGCATTTTACTTGGAGTGGGTATATGTCAAGCCTCCTGAACCCAAACCCCTTGACCCAGCAAAGGCTCTAGCAATTGATCATGGAGTCAATAACTGGCTTACTTGTGTTACCAATCTAGGACATAGCTTTATCATTGATGGGCGCAAGGTCAAATCTTTCAATCAGCGGTACAACAAGCAAGCGGCTAGGCTCAAAACTGGTAAACCGCAAGGGTTTTGGTCTCGGCAATTAGATTCTATCACTGAGAAAAGAAATCGCAGGATGCGAGATGCTATCAACAAAGCCGCCCGTTTGGTAATCAACTACTGCCTAGACCACTCTATCGGCAAAGTTATCTTTGGCTGGAATAAGGGGCAGAAACAGGAATCTAATCTAGGCAGAGTCAACAACCAAAACTTTGTGTCTATTCCCACAGGTCGGTTGAAGCAGCGTATAGCAGAACTATGTCAACATTACGGTATTGAGTTTATTGAGGTTGATGAAGCGTATAGTTCCCAAGCTAGTTTCTTGGATGGGGATGAGCTACCTAATTATGGTGAAAAACCCGACGGGTGGCAGGCATCTGGGAAACGAGTGAAACGGGGCTTGTACCAAACAGCCAAAGGATGGCTGGTCAATGCGGACGCTAATGCCTCAGCTAACCTACTCAGAAAAGTAAGCAGAACTTTGGGGCTTTGCCTCAAGGAACTGTGTAGGGGCGGTTTGCTCACGCCTTTACGAGTTCGTTTGTGGACTACGTAA
- the tnpA gene encoding IS200/IS605 family transposase produces the protein MRKESQKYNHYNHGVGLAIVHLVFCPKRRKKVLVGEIRDRLFELWQALSSEKGWHIRALEIAPDHVHLFLEIKPTDPIHLVVKAFKGRASKYLRQEFPSLRKLPSLWSRSYFFCTAGNASAEAIQNYINDPHHW, from the coding sequence ATGAGAAAGGAAAGCCAAAAATATAATCATTACAATCATGGGGTGGGGTTAGCGATTGTCCATCTAGTCTTTTGTCCTAAGAGAAGGAAAAAAGTTCTGGTGGGAGAAATAAGGGATAGACTGTTTGAGCTATGGCAGGCGTTATCCAGCGAAAAAGGTTGGCATATTAGGGCGCTTGAGATAGCCCCAGACCATGTTCACCTCTTTCTTGAAATCAAGCCTACTGACCCGATTCACTTGGTAGTAAAAGCATTTAAGGGTAGAGCATCCAAATACTTGCGACAGGAATTTCCTAGCCTGCGAAAACTCCCTAGCCTTTGGAGTAGGAGTTATTTCTTCTGCACTGCGGGAAATGCTAGCGCTGAGGCAATCCAAAACTATATCAATGATCCACATCATTGGTGA
- a CDS encoding GspH/FimT family pseudopilin, with protein MLLFAGRPLNRGLTLVEMLAVFAVVAILIAVALPSFQYWLDTQRVNQDLEKLAGALREAQREAMRRNQTCHVTIPTGSQPTISGNPAHCLPMGARQLEHTTLRRGSGMATVRFGFQGRASTSGTTVIALNRNPTLQRCLVIAPGLGIMRTGIYAPTDTTGYTSSNCRTS; from the coding sequence ATGCTGCTGTTTGCTGGCCGTCCGCTAAATCGAGGCCTGACCCTAGTGGAAATGCTAGCGGTCTTTGCGGTTGTTGCAATTTTGATTGCCGTGGCGCTGCCCAGCTTTCAGTACTGGCTCGATACCCAGCGCGTTAACCAAGACTTAGAAAAACTGGCAGGTGCCCTCCGCGAAGCCCAACGGGAAGCCATGCGCCGTAACCAAACCTGCCATGTCACCATTCCCACAGGGTCTCAGCCCACCATTAGCGGTAACCCTGCCCATTGTTTGCCCATGGGCGCACGGCAGCTTGAGCATACTACCTTGCGCCGTGGTTCAGGGATGGCCACCGTCCGCTTTGGCTTCCAAGGGCGCGCCAGCACCAGTGGAACCACGGTCATTGCCCTCAATCGCAATCCTACGCTGCAACGTTGTTTGGTCATTGCCCCGGGCTTGGGGATCATGCGCACAGGGATTTATGCGCCTACCGATACCACAGGATATACATCTAGCAACTGTCGGACCTCGTAA
- a CDS encoding prepilin-type N-terminal cleavage/methylation domain-containing protein, whose translation MTRPSPWQRTLLSKGFTLAEVLASILVISLFTVAAMQAVVVAALFQSNARRFAEASNWIQDDLENIKIVAYDLCQTRFAQRKLAAPAQNTNTITLAFIEPYESDYKQAMPPEYWPNNQPMPPEYREYPTRGVCSLSSVTDGFRVGDEILIGSDAGTNRITAISGDTITLANTITSYRSAGTRVYARCRAGKSEGGFAAYLQSLLPPLGSGSGNTSTGTRTFINDTFSMSRTATRLAPAPFQTLELAYVVRDSNNNIVAQVTTEVVPNAFFRCP comes from the coding sequence ATGACTCGCCCCTCTCCTTGGCAGCGAACCCTCTTGAGCAAAGGGTTTACATTGGCCGAAGTCCTCGCCTCAATTCTTGTCATTAGCCTCTTTACCGTGGCGGCAATGCAGGCAGTGGTGGTGGCCGCCCTGTTCCAGTCCAACGCCCGCCGCTTTGCCGAAGCCAGCAACTGGATTCAAGACGACCTCGAAAACATTAAAATTGTTGCCTACGACCTCTGCCAGACTCGCTTTGCCCAGCGCAAGCTTGCCGCTCCAGCCCAAAATACCAACACCATCACCCTTGCCTTTATCGAGCCCTACGAGAGCGACTACAAGCAAGCCATGCCCCCTGAGTATTGGCCTAATAATCAACCCATGCCCCCTGAGTATCGTGAGTATCCGACTCGCGGAGTCTGCTCCTTGAGCTCGGTGACCGATGGCTTTCGGGTGGGGGATGAGATTTTAATTGGCTCTGATGCAGGCACCAACCGCATTACCGCTATTTCTGGGGACACAATTACACTGGCAAACACCATTACCTCCTATCGGAGTGCAGGAACCCGCGTCTATGCCCGCTGCCGCGCAGGAAAGAGCGAAGGTGGCTTCGCCGCCTATCTCCAGAGCTTACTGCCTCCTCTTGGCAGCGGCAGTGGTAATACCTCCACCGGAACACGCACGTTTATTAATGACACCTTTAGCATGTCCCGAACTGCCACTCGTCTTGCACCTGCCCCGTTTCAAACCCTAGAACTGGCCTACGTTGTGCGAGACAGCAATAACAATATCGTGGCGCAAGTCACAACCGAGGTGGTGCCCAATGCCTTTTTCCGTTGTCCGTAG
- a CDS encoding pilus assembly PilX N-terminal domain-containing protein gives MTIKKLLRTLSRRLMHPPTGHRRRYRQRGFTLPLVLGMGLIMMVVALTLISRSQLDVSTASLQKQTQQAFAVAEGGMARTLGLLNGNYQILLRRTYNPVNPNTGRRYLIDRAVDPSKVGQPNVGQPNTDPRQRNTDGIDATPVDEWNAASLGDAVPPCFTLNNVTDILLNGQIGTPVQGNYRILAYLYDQPTETGHLLIEGRLANNSPANAYVLQKMKITDRNVPANFPGLLAQRINLGNNDVFGAVNGNVICTNANNCKVPADQCVNGQPTNAGLRQAVGALNNSIIHGTIAVNKIELPPFPTPPPTVNPSGNPPVNGDVQAPDPSDLRNFLMKRKDYVDGTNSNDRYSQGAYNLGNIGEMTLPRPDDRPYVDTSLPAEHPDRIYYAYRVNDINLSGNNNLTINTSRWPVRLFVSGNISLSGQAGIRNICRPSPNSSPSPDSDDTCRRGAKMGLPSEVIPCGKNTRCSIGTPDRLRIYGNPPDPNNAVTDQQFTLSGGSTAGSLFVYAPDAKVGINGGSSSPDIVGAVWAKEWNGSNSNNAEIYVPDRLPEDLGEAYQNSSIVVARTTEASNWNRLAQY, from the coding sequence ATGACCATTAAAAAACTCCTTCGCACACTCTCACGGCGGTTGATGCATCCCCCCACAGGGCATCGGCGACGCTACCGCCAGCGCGGCTTTACCCTACCCTTAGTGCTGGGGATGGGGCTAATTATGATGGTGGTTGCCCTCACCCTCATTTCGCGATCGCAACTCGATGTCAGCACCGCTAGTTTACAAAAGCAAACCCAACAGGCCTTTGCTGTTGCCGAAGGTGGAATGGCACGCACCCTTGGCCTTCTCAATGGCAATTATCAAATTCTTTTACGACGTACCTACAACCCCGTCAACCCCAACACCGGTCGACGCTATCTCATTGACCGTGCTGTCGATCCCAGCAAAGTGGGGCAACCCAACGTGGGGCAACCCAACACCGATCCCAGGCAACGCAACACCGATGGCATTGACGCAACCCCCGTCGACGAATGGAATGCCGCCAGCCTTGGGGATGCCGTGCCTCCCTGCTTCACCCTCAATAACGTCACAGACATTCTCCTGAACGGTCAAATTGGCACCCCCGTTCAAGGCAACTACCGCATTTTGGCCTACCTCTACGACCAACCTACAGAAACTGGCCACTTGCTGATTGAAGGCCGCTTGGCCAACAACTCCCCCGCCAATGCCTACGTTCTGCAAAAAATGAAGATTACCGATCGCAATGTGCCCGCTAACTTTCCGGGGTTGCTTGCCCAAAGGATTAACCTAGGGAATAACGATGTCTTTGGCGCCGTCAACGGTAACGTCATTTGTACCAACGCCAACAACTGTAAAGTGCCGGCCGATCAATGCGTCAACGGCCAGCCCACTAACGCTGGCTTAAGGCAAGCTGTGGGTGCCCTTAATAACTCAATCATCCACGGCACCATCGCCGTCAATAAAATTGAGTTGCCGCCCTTTCCTACGCCACCGCCTACGGTGAATCCGTCAGGCAACCCACCTGTCAATGGGGATGTGCAGGCTCCCGACCCCTCAGACTTAAGAAACTTCCTCATGAAGCGAAAAGATTATGTTGATGGTACCAACAGCAACGATCGCTATAGCCAAGGTGCTTACAACCTAGGGAATATTGGTGAGATGACCCTGCCGCGCCCCGACGATCGCCCCTACGTCGATACCAGCTTGCCTGCGGAACATCCCGATAGGATTTACTACGCCTACAGGGTTAACGACATCAACCTCAGTGGCAACAACAACCTCACCATTAACACCAGCCGCTGGCCAGTGCGCCTATTTGTCAGTGGGAACATCTCCCTGAGTGGTCAAGCCGGTATTCGCAATATCTGTAGACCCAGCCCCAATAGTAGCCCCAGCCCCGATAGCGACGACACCTGCCGCCGCGGTGCCAAGATGGGGTTACCTAGCGAAGTCATCCCCTGCGGCAAAAACACCCGCTGCAGCATAGGCACCCCCGATCGCCTGCGCATCTACGGCAACCCACCGGATCCTAACAATGCGGTAACCGATCAGCAGTTTACCCTCAGTGGTGGCTCCACAGCGGGCAGCCTGTTTGTCTATGCTCCCGATGCAAAGGTGGGCATCAACGGTGGCAGCAGCAGCCCCGATATTGTCGGTGCGGTGTGGGCTAAAGAGTGGAACGGCTCCAACTCCAATAATGCCGAAATTTACGTGCCCGATCGCCTGCCCGAAGACCTTGGTGAAGCCTATCAAAACTCCTCGATTGTAGTGGCACGCACCACCGAAGCCAGTAACTGGAACCGCCTTGCGCAGTACTAA
- a CDS encoding adenine phosphoribosyltransferase yields MDLKSLIRDVPDFPKPGILFRDLTTLLQNQAGLRYVVDQLVEKHRHDGLDYVAGIESRGFIFGAPLAYHLGAGFIPLRKPGKLCRPVYSVEYTLEYGSDRLEMHQDAIQPGQRVLIVDDLIATGGTAAAAAGLMAQASAELHGFAFIVELADLGGRAKLPDVPITTLVTY; encoded by the coding sequence ATGGACTTAAAATCCCTCATTCGTGATGTCCCAGATTTTCCAAAGCCCGGCATTTTATTCCGGGATTTAACAACACTGCTGCAAAATCAAGCGGGACTGCGGTATGTGGTTGACCAACTGGTGGAAAAGCATCGCCATGATGGCCTTGACTATGTGGCTGGCATTGAATCGCGAGGGTTTATTTTTGGCGCACCCTTGGCCTATCACTTAGGAGCGGGGTTTATTCCCCTGCGCAAACCGGGTAAGCTGTGCCGTCCTGTGTATTCTGTGGAATATACCCTAGAGTACGGTAGCGATCGCCTAGAAATGCACCAAGATGCGATTCAGCCTGGGCAACGGGTGCTGATTGTGGATGATTTGATCGCTACGGGGGGCACAGCCGCAGCCGCAGCGGGTTTAATGGCACAGGCCTCAGCGGAGCTTCACGGCTTTGCGTTTATTGTCGAGCTAGCGGACTTGGGAGGGCGTGCTAAGCTCCCTGATGTTCCCATTACGACGTTGGTGACCTATTAA